taaccttacacctaaaggaactagagaaagaagaacaaacaaaacccaaagttagcagaaggaaagaaatcataaagatcagagcagaaataaatgaaatagaaacgaagaaaacagtggcaaagatcaataaaactaaaagctggttctttgagaagataaacaaaattgataaagcactagccagactcatcaagaaaaagagggagaggatcaAATCCTTCATTCTATTATAGTCATTTTCCTGTTATGCTCAAATTGTCTCATCTTAGGCCAGTGAGAGCTACTTcaagttggctcctgtgtccttggACTGACCCCAGTTGACTTTGAtagcttcctttcttcctggtaCATCAAGATGTCCCATGTTCATCTTGTACATTTTCTGTCCCAGACCTGGAATCAGTAATTTCTTTAAATAGACTCCAGTCTTTTCAGTGGGAGATGGTATTGGCAGAACACTCTTGCATGCTAAGATGCTCATGCCTCACGATGTCTTTGCTTCACGGTTTCAGTAGACAAATCTAGAAaatgcatgctttttttttttaaagaaagaggggTTTATATTAGTAAGTTTATATTACCATTTCCAGTTAAATTTACTGTTACTgggctttaatttctttgatttttttacttGTATATTCCCTCTGTTAGGCTTAAAAATCTCGGTTTCTAATGACATTAACGTGATAACATgtgtttaatcttacagtactCACACTCCTATGATACTGTCAAAATAACACTACCAATATTACTAACAATTAAGCTTTTGGATATGCTTTTAGGTTCGATGGATTTTGACAAGTGTATACAgtcatgtaaccatcaccataaacaagatatttctgaatatacaaatggacaatggccagattatatataaaaatagaactctgcCCCACCACCTGCAGCAACCAGCTGAGGAAGCCATACTAGTATGTTCAGTAACCAGTCCAGGAAGTCAAACTACTATCTGTAGCAACCAATCTAGAAAGCCTAATAATAGCCCCTGTAGTAATGGGCCCCAAATGAccaggacttgattaataacCCAGCTTCCCTGATTTTGGCCCCCACTTCTGACTTAGGACCAACTATAGAGAAAGCCATATACATACCTTTAACCAATCACCTAGTATGCTTGGCTTCTTGTTAGCCCGCCAACACCTCCCCCATGCCAATGACCTCCAATCAGGCCTCTTCCTCTAAAGATGGATATTCGgactatttgaaatatttcactctTGCAAACAATGTCACGTGCCTTATGCATTTGTCATTCTGTATCTTTGCCAAAGTACCTTTGGGATGCCTTTGAGtcctagaaataaaataaaatttccatataAAAGAGTAAATGTATACATAGTTCTGCAAGATATTCTCAAATTCCTCTCCTATCAGATTTGTACTCTCTTGCATTTCCAACAGCCGCGAATGAGGGGAACTGTTTTCCCATTCCCAATGGAATATTGTcaaagttttgaattttttccaaTAGAGAGGTAAGAAACAGGATCACACTGTATATTTAATTGGTATTTCTCCTATTATGGGCAAGGTTAAGCATCTTATATGTTTAAGTGTCATTTGCAATtctttttctatgtatgtatctTTTACTAATTTTTCAGCAAATTGCAGTTAGTTTTTTTAACTCTTCAATTTTAGGAGCAATCTGTATATGAAAGGTATAAATGTATTGCTACATAACTTGCACTTTTTCCAGTTTGTCATTTGATTgaatatagtttttcttttcatgcAAAGGCTTCTTATATTGATGTAGttaaattaatcatttttcttcattgtttctagatttgaGTGATAGCTAGGAGTTTTCCCCACTCTCAGTTTATAAAAAAAttcacccatgttttcttctagtagatTTAAAGtagtcctttttttcttgttaacatttttattgatgtataattcacacaccatgcaattcaccaatttaaagtgtacaattcaattatttctaacatattacattgtttttaaaaattatggtataatatatataacattaaatttgccattttaaccatttaaagatGTATAATTCAgcagcattaattacattcacagtgttgtgcaaccatcaccaccaactatttccaaaactttttcatcaccccaaacagaaactctataaCCATTCAGTAATAACTCCCCAGTTtttcttcctcccagcccctggtaactgctaatctactttctgtctctgattttGCCTAgtctatatatttcatataagtgaaagcatacaatatttgtccttttgtatctggtttattttacttcacGTATTTTTGATGTTCAtcaatgttgtagcatgtatcagaacttcattgctttttatggcagaatagtattccactgtacggatatatcacattttgtatatccattcatctgttgatggacacttgcaTTGTTTCCATATTTCGGCTACtgggaataatgctgcaatgattATTGGTGTACAAACATCTATTCAACTCCTTGCTTTCAattcctctgggtatatacctaggagtgaaattgctgggttgtttggtaattccatgtttagctttttgaggacaagtcaaactgttttccaccatgctataccattttacattcccataagCAATGTAtaagggtttcagtttctccacatctttgccaacacttcttgttttctgtattttttaaaaatagccatcctagtaggtgtgaagggggttacattttggttttgatttgcatttccctaatgactaatgatgctgagtttcttttcttgtgcttactgTATACTTTGCAGAGATGTCTATTCAAATTTCTTGTCTATCTTTGAATtaggtgtttgtctttttgttactgagttgtaggagttctttacattaaacctttatcagatatacaatttgcaaatgttttctttcattctgtaggtctgtttttcactttcttgataatgttctTTGATGCAAAAGTAACTCtgttgaagtccaatttatctaatttttcttttgttgctcttCCTTTTGATGTCATAAAAATCCATTGCCAAATCTAAGGTCCCGAAGATTTACCCCTATgtgttcttctaggagtttaatgctttcaggttttacattcacacctttaatccattttaaggaTATTTGTGTATGCTGTAAGAAAGGggttcagtttctttcttttgcatgtagatatccagttgtcccagcactaataataagagattattttttctcctttgaatgaACTTGGCATCCTTtccaaaaatcagttgaccatagatgtatgagtttatttctgaactctcagttctattccattcatctgtatgtctgtctttatgccagtactatactgctTTGATCATTATacctttgtagtaagttttgaaattgggaggtgtgagtcctccaactttgtacttctttttcaaGATCGTTTGTCTATGTGGGGTCCCTTGCAGCTCCATACGCATTTGACTATTGACTTTTCCATTCCTACAAAAaaagccattggaattttgatagggattatattgatctgcagatcactttgggtagtactgacatcttgacaatattaaatcttcctgtCCGTGAAAACAGGATGTATTTCCACTTATTTAGACCTTTCAAGATAATTTTTGATACCCCTTAGTAGAATACTAGTTTAGGCAAAACCATCCAACTCCTTCCAAAGATACCATAGGCAAAAGTCCAGAATATTGAATGAATGCATCGAAACACAtttcactgcaattcacaaagcATCACTTTATTTTCATATGAATAGTAGTCACtgataaagggaaaaaacaaaatcatgacTATCACTATTTACTTAGGGAACCATTTTCATAGAACACTGATGAAGGAACATGGTATACATATTCAGAGTGACAGGGGACACAGGGAAAAGCACACTAGACTGAAAGCATAAAAGCATATTCTCATAAGGACCAAGCAATCCTTGTTGTTGGAGGACCAAATGGAATCATCATTAATGTAAGTAGAATCAAAGTTCACGATCCGTAAGTCCTTCTTAAGGTATGCATGATTCAGCTTGTTTACAGTTCGAACAAAGGCATATTTGGAAGCACAACTATATGCTTCCAAAGTGTACACTTTCTTGAAGTGCAGATCAAAAAATGGATTGtcctagaagaaaaagagagacatgaTTTAGTTTGTAGCCAGGAAAGTAGCTAGATTTCCTGGATTCTCTCATATTGATTGTTGTATTGATTGTAAAGTATCAGTATCAAACATTTTCCCAAAATCTACAAATGAGCTTTCCAAAACTACCTGTTTCAAACATGTTGCTTCTATAAAGAACAATAAGAAAGATTATTTTTGAAGCATCTGTGATTTTTCAATTATGCAAATAAATATGTGTCAAAATGTGCAGTTACCAAGTCTTCCCAGGGCAGTGAATTTGAGAGGATGGATGGggatggaagaaaagaataaacccAATTATAGACTTCCACAGGAGAGAAAAGgtttctccttttctctactAGGAGGTCGGTCCCTTGTGCTATTTCAATAGTAGAAGGGGGAAATACAGAATGGCTAAGCAGCCTTTGGCATACAACAGATCACCAACTTGCTGGCTTTGAAGTTAATAGCAAGGAATTACTTTTAAAGTTAATAGCAAGGATCATTAAATCATTTGACTGAAACTGACAATTTACTAAAGACTGACTCACTGGATTGCTCTAGGCTGTATACTTCTAGTGGAGATGTTTCAGGGAAAAGTAGGCATCAAACCTGACCTAGGTCctacatgttaaaataataatcattgcTACTGTTACTAATAGCAGTAACAACTGTGCCTTGCATTTATAAAGTGCTTTTcagtttacaaaatgctttcgCATTCATTATCTGCCTGACTCCTAACTCTCTTTGAAGGCAGAGGTTTTCAgttatttatcttttgtgtatccacTCAACAAATGTGTGTTGAACTGATCTGAAGTCATCCTATAAAAAGAGAAGTGGAGGTAAACATTGCCCTAAATGTTaaagaggcagagagaccagACCAAGCAAAAGTATTAATGACTTTTTACCATGAGGTGTGTAAAGTTTGTATATAAGAACTTATGTATTtgcaatttctttttcaaataggaAAATTCTTAgaggagacaggaaaaagaaCAAGGGTTTTGGAGTTAGCCAACCATTTTGACTCTGATGTAACCATGGGCAGGGCACGTATTATATTTGGCCTTCACTTTTTGGATAGGGTGGCTATGAAGTTTGTATGAGATTAATCATTTAAACTGTGATACTAGTGTGGAGCTTAATGAATGATAATTCCTTTTCCCAAATCTGTCCCCAAAGATTGTGATACTGGTGTTAATATCACCTTGCTTTacactattaaaatttttaaaaaacaaaacaatactttaagaaaaagaatgtacaagGATGTTGTGATTTTAAGTACAATGTTCTCTAGTCACACCTTGCAAAATGTTTCCTAGCTGTCATGATTGCAGATTGAAGGACAGTTCTTTAGAGAATCTCAATGAAAGGAAATCACACCCATTCCATCACCAGATACTAAGCATACTCCTTATGTAGTTTCCTCACAGAAACATTTACTCCTTATCATGTAGAAAATATCCTTTGTTCTTTTGAGATACTTGGAGAGGATTAAGTTTTTCCATTAGCCTGATAATTGAAACCTAAGCAGGTATGAACATAGAATACAAGTTCGTCCatctgtcccttccttccttcctccctcccgccctcgctcccttccttccttccttcctctctccctctgtctcctccttcctctctctttctttcttttgatagaGCTAAAAGGGAATCTCATTGTTCATTCAGTAATCCCTTGTTTATAGtagattaaatataatataatgtaatgtaataGTGAATAATAGTTTCCAGAGGGGTGAAGCCCAGGTCACACATGTAGTTATTGGCAGAGCCAAGACAAGGACTAAGCTCTCACTCAGCCCAACCCCATTTCCTGCTACATCATTCTCTCTTCTGTTGCACCACGTCAGTCTCCAAATCCCCAGTCATTctgatttctgctttataaattgACTTCAATTTCAATTCCATTCCATTTTAAAGTTGACAACTTTTGGCTTGAAATAGCTCTATTTAAAACTGTATCATTGCTATcgagaaaaatataatatatgctGACTCCTGAGGATTCAATTACAAGAGGCAGGACAAGTGGAAATTCCCAGAACAACTGAGATATTTTTACTTCAtccacagaaaagaaatatttaaaagaactaCTCTTTGGATATTATAGGTTTTCTTCTGGCAGTTTAATATTTTAGGCCCTAAAGTgatcagaaaaatagaaatactcaATTTCCCTTTTGTATCTAGTTCACTATGAAAGATAACAATCTTCAAATGGGAAAGGGAATAATTAACAACATAGAGATGGAATTAAAGGCCAGAAAGGTGAGGAGAAAATAGAGCAGAGCTAGCTGCTTCCAATGAATCTAAGCTGACAGGCTTGATTAATACATCCCCAGGCACTGACCAAGCttatagaaaataattatgaCATTAGTAACATTTGGGGTATTACTCTTGGGGTGGGTATAAAAGATGGGGTCTGTaaaatctttctttcttagaaatttatttcctaGTTCTGTAGAAATGGTTGTATTAGATGTTCTCTATCATTTAATAATATACTTGCAGACTAAAAGATATAAGTGCTGTATAATTGGCTGTATAAAATCAGCCAATTATGTTAAACTAGCATATCTACCTTTATTGTGTTTGTCATTAGCCTGAATAGAAAGacctttaaaattgattttttttagaaaGCATTTGAATGCATTTTGTTTGGCattatatttattcaataaagtATTTAATTAGTGCTAAGTTGGACCCTGTTGCTAAGCCCCAGCAAGCAATCATCCTAGATAGGGTTAAACCCCCAGTAAAATTGCCATATTGCACATGTCTTAATGAAGTTTGAAtgttaaataaattgtatattcACTTGAGGACttgagaaaaaattaagaaaatggtcaaaaaAAGAGGTGGGCATGATTAATTCTTGAAACTACAGATTAGTGAACTTGACACTGACTTGTGATAAAATTCAATGCAGTATAGAAATTTTGGCAAATACCTAAAAGTATAtagaagaaaatactttaaaaatttgtacTCCTATGACACAGAGATAATTATTGTTGAAGTACTGGTTAGtttcatatatacatttacataccacatacatttttttgtattaaaatttaagGTTCAGCTTTCAATTTTCAATACTAtgataaattaaatatgtaaaatgagataatattataGAAAAGTTTTGTATTcagctgacttttaaaaaacgTATTAAATGGTGAACAATTGTGTTCTGAGGTATTCTTTTGGAAACATGACTTTTAATGACCATGTAATGTTCCAGCATaatgacatgaaaaaatatatttaactatttCCTAAGTGTTGAACATTTAGGTAGAATATAATGTCAGAAAAATGCTATGTGATTACTTAGGACAGAAAGCAATGAAATCCAGCATGTCTTCACCAAGAAGTCATGCCAAACacaccaaattttaaaagtaggaTTCCTAGGTGATAAGATAATAGCAGATAACATATATTGATTTCAGTAAAGATCTTAAGGGAAAAATTTAGATATTCAGACTAGATAATTAATAAGGCAGAATTAAGTGGCAGAATTAAGAGCTTGTGTCCATCTAACTTACCACTGTATCCTCAGAGCCTAGCAGAGCCTGGTATACCATAAATTCTCAGTGAGTGACTGAATACACAAATTTGTAGAGATGATAAACAACCAGTCCAAAGAAGACAAATTGATAGATTTGGAGGTAAAGTCTAGTTCCATCTCTAGAGTAGTTatttgaccttaggcaagtcagtTAATCTCTTtatgtctcattttcctcatctgtaaatcagGAGTAATGATAGAATCTAATTCATGGGATTTTTGTAACAATTATTTGAAGTTACATATGGAAAGAGCTTTTTGTGGTTCCTGTCATCTGGTAAGAGTTTACTGAGTGTGAGATGGTAGCAGGTAGCAGTACTACTAGTAGtggtaataatagtagtagtagtggtaacCTATCAATTACCTAGAGGTATGCACTTAGCCCTGCCTGcttcatcatttttattattgacttGAATGAAGTCCTAAATGCTGTGCGCATTAAATCTGCAGCATACTATagtgaatattaaaaaatcaaaatattagaaGATTTGATAGGTAGGAACAATAGGCCAACCTAAGAATATGGCATTTAATcagattaagaaaaaatgagCTTAAATTCTAACTCATccaacaataacagaaatatttattgagtccctgaTAACTGCCAGGCAGAAGGCTAcaataaaagatgaaaaggaatggTTACAGTTTTTTATCCAGAGGGGAGACAGAGTAAACCAACAGTTGCAGTTTGTTGGATTATTTACATCCACTGTGCAATGGGGTTATAGGGCAGGGGGACAAGAGTAGGACTTTACTCCATGGGGAATCTGAGAATGGGGTGAGGGATGGAGGTGACTGAGCTTTCTAAGTCCCGAGAGTATTAAAGCACCTTTGCTGTATAAAGTTTTAGGAGAAATGACCAGATATAAAGAAGCCAGATCATGAAGGGCTTTTATCTAGATTTTATTCCATGTGCGTGGCAGGTGCGGCAGATCAGGGTAAATGGCAATTCATGCCCCAAAGACCTGAGGTCTCAGTTGAGTGTTTACTAGAAATAAGAATCCAGatcaaaggaaatacaaattggTCACGCTAATTCTAAAGTATTGTATTTAATTCTGGAAAAGCTGAAACATTCCAGAGGAGAAGAGATTGCATAGTGAAGGGTGTTGCAGCAATGTCATGGGAGAAAATAACAGCGCTATGACCTCTTTGTGTTTGTATAACCTGTCATATTAACTTATTTGATCTTCATATGAACattatttaaagaatgaaatggTTACATTTAacccagaaaagagaaaacttgaGGGAACCTTATTAGTGTCTTCAAACATTGGAAAGGCTGCTATGTGAAAGAAGGATTGGGTTTGTTCTGGTTGGTTCAAATGACGATGCTAGGACTGATGGGTGGATGTTATAGTGAAGGAGATTTTAGTTAAACATAAGTGGGACATGTAAAAATAAAGGATGTTAATATGGAAGTAGAATGGATTTACTCATGTGGTAATAAGTTCTCCATCAGTAGAAGAGTTCAAGGAGAGACTGGGAAAACCACTTTCAAGTGGTCACACAAGAGATTAAAGTACACACCCTTTCCCCACTTTCAACACTGAGGTTGTAGGATTTCCAAGGGTTATTGATCCTTCCAGAGGATCAAGCTGCTAACTGACAGTAAAATCTGAAGAAGATGATGAAAGGAATCCCCACAAATTATGGAGGAAACTGGGCTGGGAAGAGAGTGGTGGTGGAAGCATCAGATATTTAAAGTTTCATAACTGGCTGGAAGATTGTGTTTAACCTGTTAAGAAGACCTTGGGAAAGATGTTTTAACTCTAATcgaaaaaattcaaatttaaactcataaaaacagaacaaacaaaccagTAGATCATC
This DNA window, taken from Delphinus delphis chromosome 5, mDelDel1.2, whole genome shotgun sequence, encodes the following:
- the EXOC1L gene encoding exocyst complex component 1-like; its protein translation is MSSLVKEDLEKKLFKPLSQNLYEFIEIEFSVQDRYYLCVSVTKNEEVKIIMVKHYRIGLDEKYEVTKKWSLNDLRMIDGKEADTDNPFFDLHFKKVYTLEAYSCASKYAFVRTVNKLNHAYLKKDLRIVNFDSTYINDDSIWSSNNKDCLVLMRICFYAFSLVCFSLCPLSL